The nucleotide sequence GCACGACGTTCAGCATCGGCGTCGCCGGCAGCGATCTCGCGGCCGACGGCGACCATACCGTCGACGCCAGCGTCACCACGGCCGATGCAGCCGGCAACAGCACGACCGCCACGGCGGCCAAGAGCTACACGGTTGACACCACCGGAACAGCCAGCATCGCAGTCAGCAACATCACCACGGACAACGTTCTCAACGCAACGGAGGCTGGCAGCACGATCGCCGTGACCGGCACGGTCGGCGGCGACGTCCATGACGGCGACACCGTTACCCTGACGGTGAACGGCAACGCCTATACCGGAACAGTGTCGGGTACGAGCTTCAGCATCGCCGTCGCCGGCAGCGATCTCGCCGCCGATGGCGACCATACGGTCGACGCCAGCGTCACCACCACCGACGCCGCAGGGAACAGCACGACCGCTACCGCGACCAAGGCCTACACGGTCGATACCGTGGCGCCGGCCGCCAGCCTGACGGTGAACGACGTCACCGCGGACAACGTCCTCAACGCAGCGGAGGCCGGCAGCACGGTCACCGTGACCGGGACGGTCGGCGGCGACGTTCATGATGGCGACACCATCACCCTGACGGTGAACGGCAATGCCTACGCCGGAACAGTTTCGGGCACGAGCTTCAACATCGGCGTCGCCGGCAGCGATCTCGCGGCCGATCTCAACCATACGGTCGATGCCAGCGTCACCACCACCGATGCGGCAGGGAACAGCACGACCGCGACCGCGACCAAGGCCTACACGATCGATACGGTGGCACCGATCGCCAGCCTGACGGTGAACGACATCACCGCGGACGACGTCCTCAACGCAGCGGAAGCCAGCAGCACGGTGGCGGTGACCGGCACGGTCGGCGGCGACGTTCATGATGGCGACACCATCACCCTGACGGTGAACGGCAATGCCTATACCGGCACAGTCTCGGGCACGACGTTCAGCATCACCGTCAACGGCAGCGATCTCGCGGCCGATCTCGACCATACGGTCGATGCCAGCGTCACCACAGCCGACGCGGCAGGGAACAGCACGACCGCGACCGCGACCAAGGCCTACACGGTCGATACCGTGGCGCCGATCGCCAGCCTGACGGTGAACGACATCACCACGGACAACGTCCTCAACGCAACGGAGGCCGGCAGCACCGTGGCGGTGACCGGCACGGTCGGCGGCGACGTTCACAGCGGTGACACCGTCACTCTGACGGTAAACGGCACCGCTTATACCGGAACCGTGTCGGGCACGACCTTCAGCATCGGAGTCGCCGGCAGCGATCTCGCGGCCGATGGCGACCATACTGTCGATGCCAGCGTCACCACGACCGATGCGGCCGGCAACAGCACGACTGCCACGGCGAGCAAGACCTACACGGTAGATACCGCTGGAACAGCCAGCATCGCCGTCAACGACATCACTGCGGACAACGTCATCAACGCGGCGGAGGCCGGCAGCACGATTGCCGTGACCGGCACGGTGGGCGGCGACGCCCATGACGGCGACACCGTTACCCTGACGGTGAACGGCAATGCCTATACCGGCACAGTCTCGGGCACAAACTTCAGCATCACCGTCAACGGCAGCGATCTCGCGGCCGATGCCGACCATACGGTCGATGCCAGCGTCACCACGACCGACGCGGTTGGCAACTCAACCACTGCGAGCGCGATCAAGACCTATACTGTCGACACCGTGGCGCCGACCGCTAGCCTGGCGATGAACGCCATCACCCCCGACAACGTCCTCAACGCAGCGGAGGCCGGCAGCACGGTCGCCGTGACCGGCACGGTCGGCGGCGACGTACACAGCGGCGACATCGTCACCCTGACGGTAAACGGCATGGCCTACACCGGCACGGTCTCGGGCACGAGCTTCAGCATCGGCGTGGCCGGCAGCGATATCGCTGCCGATAGCGACCATACGGTCGACGCGAGCGTCACCACGACTGACGCGGCCGGCAACGCGACCACGGCCACGGCGACCAAGAGCTACGCGGTCGACACCACCGCCGATTCAGCGCCAACGGCCGCGGTTGACATCACGCCGACCACAATCGACGCTACCGGCAAGAGCTCAGTCGCGTACACGATTGCGGGCGTCGATCCCGATGCGACCGCCAGCGTCACCTTCACAAGCAGCGGTGGCGGCTCCGTGACGGTCAATGCGCTGGGCAATGGTACGCACAATATCGACCTGACGTCCCTGAGTGACGGGACCGTCACTGCAACGATCGCACTGACGGATATTGCCGGCAACAGTGCGACCGGTATCGGTGACACCGCGAGCCTGACCACCAGCTCAGGCGGCATCACCCAAAACGGCACGTCGGGCCCCGACGTCATGACAGGCACGCCTTTCGACGACACGTTGAACGGCCTCGGCGGCGACGACACCCTGATCGGAAATGGCGGTAACGACAATCTCCAGGGCGGAGCCGGCAACGATACGTTCATGTACAAGGTCGGTGACGGAGCCGACACCATGAACGGCGGTGCGGGCACCGACAGCCTCTACATCACGGGAACTGCCGGCGACGACACCATCCACGTCGTCGCATCCAGCAGCACCCTCACCGGGCTCGAGGGAGGCACACTTGCCGGTATCGAGCGCGTGTATCTCGATCTCGGTGCTGGAAATGCGGACACGCTGAGCTATGCCGGCACGACCGCCAGCCTGACCGTCAACCTGCTGCAGTCGAATGCGACCGGGTTCACCTCGATCGCAGGCGTCGAGAACGTGACCGGCGGCTCTGGCAGCGATGATCTTACCGGAGATGCCCACGACAACGTGCTCGACGGCGGAGCCGGCAGCGACACCATCATCGGCGGTGGCGGAAATGACGTGATCTTCGGTGGCGCCGGCAATGATTTGATCATCTACAAGGTCGGCGATGGCGTCGATACCATCGACGGCGGCGCCGGTACCGATACGCTGGAAATTGACGGAACGTCCGGCACCGACGTCCTCAACGTCGTGGTGACAGGCTCCACAATCACCGGTCTTGCCGGAGGGACAGTTACCAACGTGGAGAAGGTGGAGCTCAATCTTCTTGGCAGCACGAACGACATGCTAAGCTACGCCGGGACCACGTCGAACATCACCGTCAATCTGGCCAACCAGGCCGGGACGGGATTTGTCTCGGTCGCCGGCGTCGAGCACGTCACGGGAGGTAGCGGCAACGATACCCTGACCGGCAATTCGGCGGCCAACCAGCTCATCGGTGGCGACGGCAACGACAAGATCAACGGTGGTGCCGGAGCCGACACGCTCACCGGCGGCGATGGCAGCGATACATTCGTCTACACGTCGCTCGCAAACTCGCGCGTGGCCGCGTTCGACACCATCAACGACTTTACGACCGGTGTCGACAAGCTCCAGATCGGTCACGCGCTCAACGGCCTGACCACCGGCTTGACGAAAACCACCGGTATCACCGGCGACCTGGCGACGGATCTCGCGAGCATCCTCAACAACACGAACCTCAAGGCCAATGGTGCCGCGGAAGTCACCATCGCCAGCGGTAGCGACGCCGGCACCTACGTGATCATCAACGATGGAGCGGCCGGCTATAAGGCCGGAAACGACGCCGTCATCAAGCTGGCTGGCGCCCCGCTCCTGCACACCACGGACTTCATCATCTGACCAGGCATGTGCTCGGTTGATGAGAGCAGTCTGACGCGAGCGCAATTTGGCGGAGTCACACGATGAAACTCGGACTCTTCAACAAGAGGTCAGCCGCCACCCCGCCAACGGGAGGAGGGAGAGGGATCTATCGGCACAAGGATGAGCTGCGCGGCCTTCTCCTATCGTGCAAGAGCTACTTCGTCACGGCTCTGATCTTCAGCCTGGCAATCAACCTGCTGTATCTCGCCGGGCCGCTTTACATGCTTCAGGTCTATGATCGCGTCGTATCGAGCGCGAGCATCGTCACGCTTGTGATGCTCACGCTCCTGTTGTTGATTGCCTTCGCAGCGCTTGCCGCCCTCGACATGATCCGGGCGCGGATTCTCGCACGCGCGTCGGTTCGGCTCGACCAGCGGATGGCGGGACGCGTGATCTCGGCAATCGTCGATGCGTCGCTGAAGACGGGTGTCGCAAAGAGCCAGTATCTCCGCGATTTCGACAATTTTCGGCAATGCGTTACCGGTGCCGGGATTCACGCCATCTTCGACCTCCCGTGGGCGCCAATCTACGTTGCGGTGATCTTTGTCCTGCACCCGCTGCTGGGAGCCTTCGCGCTTGCCTCCGCAGTCGCGCTGCTGCTCCTCGCGCTCCTGAATGAACGCTGGGTGCGCACGCCGCTCACCGAAGCCCACGAAGCCAGTGCCAGAAGCTACGGTTTCACCGACATGAGCCTTCGCAACTCGGAGGCCATACAGGCGATGGGCATGCTTGATGGCCTACTTCACAGGTGGGGGCGCGACCGCAATCTGGCGCTGGATCGCCAGGTGGTCGCGAGCGATCGCGCTGCGGCCATGTCGAGCCTGACCCGCTTCCTTCGGTTGTCCGTGCAATCCATCATTCTTGGCCTTGGCGCCTATCTCGTGATCGAACGCGTCACGACGGTCGGCGCGATGTTTGCGGCCTCGATCCTGCTCGGTCGTGCGATGCAGCCGGTCGAGCAGATCGTGGGTGTCTGGCGCAGCATCGCGTCTGCGCGCAACTCCTACAGGCGCGTCGAGGCGCTTCTCAAGTCGATTCCGGCCGCCGAGCCGCGACTTTCGCTGCCGAAACCCGCAGGCGACCTGTCCGTCGAAAACGTGAGCTATTCGCTTCAGGGAAGCAAGCGACCGATCCTCCGCAACATAAGCTTCGACGTCTCGGCGGGCGAACTTCTTGGCCTCGTCGGGCCTTCGGGTGCCGGAAAATCGACGCTTGCGCGCCAGATCATCGGCGTGCTGGCGCCGTCAGCCGGCTCGGTTCGTCTCGATGGCGCCGACGTATCGACCTGGCCGCGAGGCGCGTTCGGCCGGTATGTCGGCTACCTGCCGCAGGACATCGAATTGTTCGCCGATACCGTCGCGGCCAACATCAGCCGGTTCAACAAAGGTAGCGATGAGAGCGTCATCGAGGCTGCAAAGCTTGCCGGCGTTCATGAGATGATCTTGCGCCTTCCGGACGGATACGACACACAGGTCGGTGAAGGCGGCGCGGTCCTCTCCGGCGGCTATCGCCAGCGGATCGGGCTGGCGCGCGCGATCTATGGAAATCCGCGCCTTGTCGTGCTCGATGAGCCCGCATCGAACCTCGATGTCGATGGCGACGCCGCGCTGACGGAGTGCCTCGTGCAACTGAAGAAGGCCGGGACCACCGTCGTCATCATATCCCATCGTCCGAGCACGCTCGGTGTGGTCGACAAGATTGTGATGATCCGAGACGGTGCAGTGGAGTTGTTCGGTCCGCGAGGCGAGATCTTGGCACGGTTGACCAAGCCGGTGGTCGTTCCGGCTGCGGCATCGAAAAGTCTCGCTTCATAGACGAGCCGGAGCCGCGCAGGAGGATACATGACGAGAGCTGCGATTTCAGCGACGTGGCCGGCGGCCCTTGCCGACCCAGTGGGTCCCAGCGATTCCTACCGTGGATCGGCCGTCGCTGGATGGCTTGTTATACTCGCATTCTTTGGCGGCCTCGGCGTGTGGTCCGTGACGGCACCGCTCAATGGTGCCGTCGTAGCGAATGGCATCGTGAAGGTCGACGGCAACAGAAAGAGCGTTCAGCATCTCGATGGTGGTATCGTCAAGGAATTGCGAGTCAGAGAGGGAGATCAGGTCGAGGTCGGCGAGACTCTCATCGTCCTCGACGACACGCAGGCGCGCGCCGAGTTCGATGTGCTGTCCGAACAATTTACCGTCCTGCGAGCCACGGAAGAGAGGCTCCGGACGGAATTCACCGGTGGCTCCAGTCTCGTTGTGCCGGCTGACGTCGGCGAGGAAACCCAGGCCAGGAGCATTTGGGACAATCAGGTCCGGCAGTTTGAGAGCCGGCGCGTGGCGTTGGACGGTCAGCGCAACATCATCAGGGAGAAGATCTCGCAGCTCGAGCACCAGATTGTTGGCGGCGAAGCGCAGGTGAGAGCTCTCAACGCGCAACTCGACTCTGTTCGCGAAGAAATGAAGTCGATTGCACCTCTGGTGGACAAGGGACTTATCGCGAGGCCACGCTATCTGCAGCTCGAGCGGGCTGGTGCCGGGCTCGACGGACAATCGGCCGATGCCATGGCAAACATAGCCAAGGCCCGGCAAGCAATTGCCGAACAGCAGCAGCAGATCGTGCAGCTCGACAACGACCGCATGGCCGACGTAACCAAGGAGCTGCGCGACGTCCAGGCGAAGCTTCTCGAAGTCATTCCGCGTCTCGCCAATGCCGGCGCCGTTCTGACGCGAATGGAGATTCGCTCGCCGTACGCCGGTCGTGTCGTTGGCCTGACCGTCTTTTCCGTCGGCGGCGTGATTCAGCGGGGAGAGAAGATTCTGGACGTGGTCCCCGAAAAGGACGCGCTCGTGGTCGAAACCCAGGTTGCGGTCGAGGATATCAGCGAAGTCCGGCCCAAGATGCGCGCTGAGGTGCACCTGACCGCATACAAGCAGCGGATCACTCCGATCGTTCACGGCACCGTGCTTCAGGTCTCGGCGGATCGGCTCACGGAAAACCGGACGGGTACGCCGTACTACACCGCCCTGCTCAAGCTCGACGAGGCCGAGCTTGCGGACATGCCGAACGTTCAGCTCTATCCTGGCATGCCGGCCACGGTCATGGTCCCCACCACGGAGCGGACAGCATTTGAATATCTTGTGGGTCCGCTCGTGATGTCGTTCAAACACGGATTTCGGCAGAAATAGCGGACGGTTCTCGTCCGCTTCCGGAAGAGGCGAGGCATTGGCCGTGCGGCCGAGGCCTACGATGATGCCGTCAGAAGCGCCGCGGGCGCCCCGTCGGCCATCAGGCTGGAGCCTTGAAATCGTAGGAGATGCGTCCCGCCGGCAGATAGAACAGCGCGATGACTGCGCCGCCCCTGACCTCCGGATAGTGCCGGCTGCCGGGATCCGGCGCCGTCCAGCCCGGTCCCTGCCAGCCCTGAAGTCCCCTCAATTCCGCGCCCTTGTTCAGGGGCACCACCAGGTTAAGCTCGCCATAGGGATGGCCGTGATACTGCCCGCGCAGCACGTCTTGATCGTCCTCGTCCTTGAAGCGGCGTGGATCGGCGCTGTTCATGTAGACGGCAGTGATGCTGAACTGGAATGTTTCGGGCATCGGTTCCAGGATGCGGCTGCGTCGGTAGTTCGGACCCTCCACTTCCTGATTCGCCGCCCAGCCCTCCTCGACGCCAATCTTGATGAGGCGCGAGAGGTCCTGATAGAGCGCACTTTCCTCGCCGTATGTATCGTTGAGCCAACGCTCCATCTTGGCGCCGGGCGTCATATCCTTGACTTCCCGTAGAAACGGGATGCTGCGCTGGATGAGATCTTCTCGGCTTCCCATGGCCATCTCCTTGTCGCGTTTGTTGTTAAGCTTCGAAACCCGCAAACGTGGCGAATGCATCGACGTCCGCTCGCGGCATCAATCTTTCCCTCGCCTCCGCCTTGGCGCGGCCGATCGAGATGCCGCACACCACCATCTGCTCTGCGGGAATGGAGAGCAGCGGGCGCAGGATCCGGTGATATTTGGCAAATGTTTCCTGCGGACACGAATGCAGCCCGCGCCCCGCCGCGGCCAGCAATACGTTTTGAATGAACATGCCGAGATCGAGCCAGCTCCCGACTTCGAGGCGGCGGTCGATGGTAACGATCAATCCCACCGGCGCGCCAAAGAATGCGTAGTTCCTGGCGGTTTGCCTGCCCCTCGCTTCGATATCCGTTTGCGCGATGCCGAGCGAGCCGTAGAACAGCCGACCGAACTCCTGCCGCCGATCGAGGTATGGCTCAGGCAAGTCGCTTGCATAATATCGGTACTCGGACACGTGTTCGTTTCGTGCTTCCCCGTGCGCGCGCAGAAGGGCCGCCGACACCTTCTCCTTCATTGCGCCGGCAAGCACGTGGACGTGCCAGGGCTGGATGTTCGCGCCGCTCGGTGCGAATCGCGCCACGCGGAGGATCTGCTCGATGGTCTGTCGCGGGACCGGATCACCGGAGAACTCTCGGCATGCGAATCGGGAAGCGATGATGTCGTCGATCCGATTCCGCGCAACGTCGCGCTTACCGATCACGACTTCTTCAAGAGCGGACATCCCCCTTCCTCCATCGGCTTGAACGCTTCCTCTCCGGGAATTGTCGCGAGCAGCTCGTAGTAATCGAACTTGTACCTGGACTCCTCCGGAGCCTTGACGCGGAACAGATACATGTCGCGGACCAGCCGACCGTCCTGACGGATGCGGCCGTTCCTCGTCATGAAGTCATTCACGGGCATTTCGCGCATCTTGGCAGCGACAGTCGGACCATCCAGCGTGCCCGCCGCCTCGACCGCCTTGAGGTAGTGCATGACGGCGCCATAGGTGCCTGCGTGGATCATGGTGGGGACCTTCCGGGCCTTCTCGATGAAGCGCCTCGACCATGCGCGCGTCTCATCGTTGAGGTCCCAGTAGAATGCCGAACTGAGCATCAAACCCTGGGCGCTCTGCAGCCCCAGACTGTGAATG is from Bradyrhizobium sp. ISRA430 and encodes:
- a CDS encoding type I secretion system permease/ATPase, whose protein sequence is MKLGLFNKRSAATPPTGGGRGIYRHKDELRGLLLSCKSYFVTALIFSLAINLLYLAGPLYMLQVYDRVVSSASIVTLVMLTLLLLIAFAALAALDMIRARILARASVRLDQRMAGRVISAIVDASLKTGVAKSQYLRDFDNFRQCVTGAGIHAIFDLPWAPIYVAVIFVLHPLLGAFALASAVALLLLALLNERWVRTPLTEAHEASARSYGFTDMSLRNSEAIQAMGMLDGLLHRWGRDRNLALDRQVVASDRAAAMSSLTRFLRLSVQSIILGLGAYLVIERVTTVGAMFAASILLGRAMQPVEQIVGVWRSIASARNSYRRVEALLKSIPAAEPRLSLPKPAGDLSVENVSYSLQGSKRPILRNISFDVSAGELLGLVGPSGAGKSTLARQIIGVLAPSAGSVRLDGADVSTWPRGAFGRYVGYLPQDIELFADTVAANISRFNKGSDESVIEAAKLAGVHEMILRLPDGYDTQVGEGGAVLSGGYRQRIGLARAIYGNPRLVVLDEPASNLDVDGDAALTECLVQLKKAGTTVVIISHRPSTLGVVDKIVMIRDGAVELFGPRGEILARLTKPVVVPAAASKSLAS
- a CDS encoding HlyD family type I secretion periplasmic adaptor subunit encodes the protein MTRAAISATWPAALADPVGPSDSYRGSAVAGWLVILAFFGGLGVWSVTAPLNGAVVANGIVKVDGNRKSVQHLDGGIVKELRVREGDQVEVGETLIVLDDTQARAEFDVLSEQFTVLRATEERLRTEFTGGSSLVVPADVGEETQARSIWDNQVRQFESRRVALDGQRNIIREKISQLEHQIVGGEAQVRALNAQLDSVREEMKSIAPLVDKGLIARPRYLQLERAGAGLDGQSADAMANIAKARQAIAEQQQQIVQLDNDRMADVTKELRDVQAKLLEVIPRLANAGAVLTRMEIRSPYAGRVVGLTVFSVGGVIQRGEKILDVVPEKDALVVETQVAVEDISEVRPKMRAEVHLTAYKQRITPIVHGTVLQVSADRLTENRTGTPYYTALLKLDEAELADMPNVQLYPGMPATVMVPTTERTAFEYLVGPLVMSFKHGFRQK
- a CDS encoding DUF4863 family protein, with the translated sequence MGSREDLIQRSIPFLREVKDMTPGAKMERWLNDTYGEESALYQDLSRLIKIGVEEGWAANQEVEGPNYRRSRILEPMPETFQFSITAVYMNSADPRRFKDEDDQDVLRGQYHGHPYGELNLVVPLNKGAELRGLQGWQGPGWTAPDPGSRHYPEVRGGAVIALFYLPAGRISYDFKAPA
- a CDS encoding nitroreductase, translating into MSALEEVVIGKRDVARNRIDDIIASRFACREFSGDPVPRQTIEQILRVARFAPSGANIQPWHVHVLAGAMKEKVSAALLRAHGEARNEHVSEYRYYASDLPEPYLDRRQEFGRLFYGSLGIAQTDIEARGRQTARNYAFFGAPVGLIVTIDRRLEVGSWLDLGMFIQNVLLAAAGRGLHSCPQETFAKYHRILRPLLSIPAEQMVVCGISIGRAKAEARERLMPRADVDAFATFAGFEA